Proteins encoded together in one Alteribacter keqinensis window:
- a CDS encoding McrB family protein yields MNFTTTHEGLINSEEKRRIEECLIMGRLADDGPGLPSTGIEQGRAVSLTTFAGPDKVIFYIKSLSEEPFLLMEKLGKRNEEVFVTFDNRNKTYLDRFKYFTLNDEEKVEFLRSHFINKPILFKPKLTYGNQERYHYNLEMQFVETEPFTLEDSYFTIPHVKKGLPHNRFEKAMIEGKPIELPSYNHGLELPEFIICDKYLYRLEDDAFEKYPINDNLYLCKKPSSVKRIDIPSKEEFKQLTFKEVSFVPYSTKMDFNDLPGQTITELNKAEEQRVKKSERVNKDNKANKINEDNSKSRTNSNVSNNIAENEFIAWLHYLAEKNNLVYESHDLINFHTSMKTARFSILGGMSGTGKSKLARVYADALGLEEGKNLLFIPVSPSFTEPSDVLGFLNPQTGLYLESETGLISFLVEAKKKPRQLHMVVFDEMNLGQVEHYFSPFISLLEGEEDERILRLFSKNHFSHHPDLKEIKIGSNVLFVGTANFDETTKDFSNRMLDRSNVILLEKKRFIEAKKEEEKAAQNILEYQNKTLSSLEDPNPVSKDNFLSWINKESGLSSLEDDELIVLDKLHEEISNFDSQTGVSFRIAKSIGHYLENIPKDEDGYDLFSRELAFDYQIKQRILTKIRGHRDQIENLVGFIDEEENYRDGRIGHILPEEDNQFFISRRYLKQKAKELMRNGYTM; encoded by the coding sequence ATGAATTTTACAACTACACATGAGGGTTTAATTAATTCAGAGGAAAAGAGACGAATAGAAGAGTGTTTAATTATGGGAAGGTTAGCAGATGATGGTCCAGGATTACCTTCCACAGGGATAGAGCAAGGAAGAGCTGTCAGCTTAACAACTTTTGCGGGCCCAGATAAGGTTATTTTTTATATAAAGAGTTTATCTGAAGAACCTTTTTTATTAATGGAGAAGTTAGGGAAAAGAAATGAGGAAGTTTTTGTAACATTTGATAATAGAAATAAGACATATCTAGATCGCTTTAAGTATTTTACATTAAATGATGAGGAAAAAGTTGAATTTTTAAGAAGTCACTTTATTAATAAACCAATACTTTTTAAGCCGAAACTAACATATGGAAATCAAGAAAGGTATCATTATAATCTCGAAATGCAATTCGTTGAGACTGAACCATTCACATTGGAAGATAGTTATTTTACTATTCCTCATGTAAAGAAGGGGTTGCCTCATAATAGGTTTGAAAAGGCTATGATTGAAGGAAAACCAATTGAACTTCCGTCCTATAATCATGGATTAGAACTTCCAGAATTTATAATTTGTGATAAGTATTTGTATCGATTAGAAGATGATGCATTTGAAAAGTATCCGATAAACGATAACCTTTATCTATGCAAAAAACCTTCTTCTGTAAAGAGAATAGACATACCTAGTAAAGAGGAGTTTAAACAATTGACATTTAAGGAAGTATCCTTTGTTCCCTATAGTACAAAAATGGATTTTAATGACCTTCCTGGGCAGACAATTACAGAATTAAATAAGGCTGAAGAACAAAGAGTTAAAAAGAGTGAACGGGTAAATAAAGATAATAAAGCAAATAAAATAAATGAGGATAATTCTAAAAGTAGAACAAATTCTAACGTGTCAAATAATATAGCAGAAAACGAATTTATTGCTTGGTTACATTATTTGGCAGAGAAAAATAATTTAGTTTATGAGTCTCATGATTTAATAAATTTTCACACTTCCATGAAGACAGCAAGGTTTTCTATATTGGGTGGAATGAGTGGAACTGGTAAAAGTAAATTAGCTAGAGTTTATGCGGATGCCTTAGGATTAGAAGAGGGAAAAAATCTTCTATTCATTCCTGTTAGCCCTTCTTTTACAGAACCTTCGGATGTATTGGGATTTTTAAATCCTCAAACTGGTCTTTATTTAGAGAGTGAAACAGGGTTAATTAGTTTCTTGGTAGAGGCAAAAAAGAAGCCAAGACAGCTTCATATGGTTGTTTTTGACGAAATGAACTTAGGTCAAGTTGAGCATTATTTCTCACCTTTTATTTCTTTATTAGAAGGTGAAGAAGATGAAAGGATTCTACGACTTTTCAGTAAAAATCATTTCTCACACCATCCAGATTTAAAAGAGATAAAAATTGGTTCAAATGTATTATTTGTAGGTACAGCTAACTTTGATGAAACTACGAAGGATTTCTCTAATAGGATGCTTGATAGATCCAATGTAATATTATTGGAGAAAAAAAGGTTTATTGAGGCAAAGAAAGAAGAAGAGAAAGCAGCACAGAATATACTTGAATATCAAAACAAAACACTAAGTTCACTTGAAGATCCAAACCCAGTTTCAAAAGATAACTTTCTGTCGTGGATCAATAAAGAGAGTGGTCTTTCTTCACTAGAGGATGATGAATTAATTGTCTTAGACAAATTACATGAGGAAATTAGTAACTTCGATTCACAAACAGGGGTTAGCTTTCGAATTGCAAAAAGCATAGGGCATTATTTAGAAAATATCCCCAAAGATGAAGATGGTTATGATTTGTTTTCTCGAGAATTAGCCTTTGATTACCAGATAAAGCAACGTATTTTAACAAAAATTCGTGGTCATAGAGACCAAATTGAAAATTTAGTTGGTTTTATTGATGAGGAAGAAAACTATAGGGATGGACGAATAGGTCATATTCTTCCAGAAGAAGATAATCAATTTTTTATTTCGAGAAGATATCTGAAACAAAAAGCAAAAGAGTTGATGCGTAATGGCTATACTATGTAA